The following are encoded together in the Ralstonia insidiosa genome:
- the ppa gene encoding inorganic diphosphatase produces MSFNNVSPGKDIPNDFNVIIEIPAQSDPVKYEADKETGMLHVDRFVGTGMRYPANYGFIPQTLSGDGDPVDVLVVTPFPLIHGCVVRCRVLGMLKMTDESGVDAKLVAVPVNKLSPATAHMTDLSDIGQNLLDQIKHFFEQYKALEAGKWVKVEGWGGIEEAHKEIVDGVANYKK; encoded by the coding sequence ATGAGCTTCAACAACGTCTCGCCGGGCAAGGACATCCCCAACGACTTCAACGTCATCATCGAGATTCCGGCGCAAAGCGACCCGGTCAAGTACGAAGCCGACAAGGAAACCGGCATGCTGCACGTGGACCGCTTCGTGGGCACCGGCATGCGCTATCCGGCCAACTACGGCTTCATCCCCCAGACGCTGTCGGGCGACGGTGACCCGGTGGACGTGCTGGTCGTCACGCCGTTCCCGCTGATCCACGGCTGCGTGGTGCGCTGCCGCGTGCTGGGCATGCTGAAGATGACGGACGAGTCCGGCGTGGATGCCAAGCTGGTCGCCGTGCCGGTCAACAAGCTGAGCCCCGCCACCGCGCACATGACGGACCTGTCCGACATCGGCCAGAACCTGCTGGACCAGATCAAGCACTTCTTCGAGCAGTACAAGGCGCTGGAAGCCGGCAAGTGGGTCAAGGTCGAAGGCTGGGGCGGCATTGAAGAAGCCCACAAGGAAATCGTTGACGGCGTCGCCAACTATAAGAAGTAA
- a CDS encoding aldehyde dehydrogenase family protein, with protein sequence MHAQHFIANRLMSPDSGMRIKVFDPSDGQPFAEIARGNATDISVAVHAARRAFEGVWGQLSPAERGRLLMRVALRLADHEEELARLEARDTGKPMRQARADARAIARYFEFYAGAADKLHGQTIPYPADTTVLTVREPHGVTAHIIPWNYPMQIFGRSVGAALAAGNACVVKPAEDACLSILRVAELAAEAGLPDGALNVVTGYGHEAGAALAAHPGINHVSFTGSPETGKAIVRAAAENHVPVTLELGGKSPQILFADADLEAAIPAVVNGIIQNAGQTCSAGSRVLIERSIYEAVLDQLATVFESIKVGPASLDLDCGPLINPKQQQRVWDFVSDAQHANIPVMAQGQVVPEAPETGYYQAPMLLRDVPHTHRLAQEEVFGPLLAALPFDSEAEALTLANGTPYGLVAGVWTRDGGRQLRLARKLKAGQVFINNYGAGGGVELPFGGTGQSGHGREKGFEALYGFTTLKTIAIRHG encoded by the coding sequence ATGCACGCCCAGCACTTCATCGCCAACCGCTTGATGTCGCCCGATTCGGGCATGCGCATCAAGGTGTTCGACCCGTCCGACGGTCAACCGTTTGCCGAGATCGCGCGCGGCAATGCCACCGACATCTCCGTGGCCGTGCACGCCGCGCGGCGTGCCTTTGAAGGCGTCTGGGGCCAGTTGAGCCCCGCCGAGCGCGGCCGGCTGCTCATGCGCGTGGCCCTGCGCCTGGCCGATCACGAAGAAGAGCTCGCCCGCCTGGAAGCCCGCGACACCGGCAAGCCCATGCGCCAGGCCCGCGCCGATGCCCGCGCCATCGCCCGCTACTTCGAGTTCTATGCCGGAGCGGCGGACAAGCTGCACGGCCAGACCATCCCCTATCCGGCGGATACCACCGTGCTGACCGTGCGCGAGCCGCATGGCGTGACGGCGCACATCATCCCCTGGAACTACCCGATGCAGATCTTCGGGCGCAGCGTGGGCGCCGCCTTGGCTGCGGGCAACGCCTGCGTGGTCAAGCCGGCCGAAGATGCGTGCCTGTCGATCCTGCGCGTGGCCGAACTGGCTGCCGAGGCGGGGTTGCCCGATGGCGCACTCAACGTCGTGACGGGCTATGGTCATGAGGCGGGTGCAGCACTGGCGGCGCATCCGGGCATCAATCATGTGTCGTTTACCGGGTCGCCGGAAACGGGCAAAGCCATCGTGCGCGCGGCGGCTGAAAACCACGTGCCCGTCACGCTGGAACTGGGCGGCAAGTCTCCGCAGATCCTGTTTGCCGATGCGGATCTGGAGGCAGCGATCCCGGCCGTGGTCAACGGCATCATCCAGAACGCAGGGCAGACGTGCTCAGCCGGCAGCCGTGTGCTGATCGAGCGCAGCATCTACGAGGCGGTGCTCGATCAACTGGCCACGGTATTCGAATCGATCAAGGTCGGCCCCGCATCGCTGGACCTGGATTGCGGCCCGCTGATCAACCCGAAGCAGCAGCAACGGGTGTGGGATTTCGTCTCGGATGCCCAGCACGCCAACATTCCGGTGATGGCGCAAGGGCAGGTCGTGCCGGAGGCGCCCGAGACCGGCTACTACCAGGCGCCGATGCTGTTGCGCGACGTCCCACACACGCACCGCCTTGCGCAGGAAGAGGTGTTCGGCCCGCTGCTGGCCGCCCTGCCCTTCGATAGCGAGGCGGAAGCGCTCACGCTCGCCAACGGCACGCCGTATGGGCTGGTGGCCGGTGTGTGGACGCGTGACGGCGGGCGGCAGCTTCGCCTGGCCCGCAAGCTCAAAGCCGGTCAGGTCTTCATCAACAACTACGGCGCAGGCGGCGGCGTGGAGCTGCCTTTTGGCGGCACGGGCCAGTCGGGCCACGGGCGCGAGAAAGGCTTCGAGGCGCTGTATGGTTTCACCACCTTGAAGACCATCGCCATCCGGCACGGCTAG
- a CDS encoding SDR family oxidoreductase yields the protein MRLAGKIAIVTGAGSGFGEGIANTFAREGARVIVNDLNTEAGERVADAIRVAGGDAHFVHADVSDGDSVAKLLGATLARYGDLHIVVNNAGTTHKNKPLLQITEDEFDRVMAVNVKSIYWTARHMVPHFRERGGGVFVNVASTAGIRPRPGLVWYNASKGAVITASKAMAAELGPDKIRVNCVNPVMGATGLIEQFMGMPDTPENRARFLATIPMGRLSTPQDVANACLYLASDEAEFITGTCLEVDGGRCV from the coding sequence ATGCGGCTTGCCGGCAAGATCGCCATCGTCACAGGTGCCGGCTCGGGCTTTGGCGAAGGCATCGCCAACACCTTTGCCCGTGAAGGCGCACGCGTCATCGTCAATGACTTGAACACCGAGGCCGGCGAGCGCGTAGCCGATGCCATCCGCGTGGCCGGCGGCGATGCGCATTTCGTGCATGCCGACGTGTCGGACGGTGATTCGGTCGCCAAGCTGCTGGGCGCGACGCTCGCGCGTTATGGCGATCTGCACATCGTCGTGAACAACGCCGGGACCACGCACAAGAACAAGCCGCTGCTGCAGATCACCGAAGACGAATTCGACCGTGTGATGGCGGTCAACGTGAAGAGCATCTACTGGACAGCGCGCCACATGGTGCCGCACTTCCGCGAGCGCGGCGGCGGTGTGTTCGTCAACGTGGCGTCCACGGCGGGCATCCGGCCGCGGCCGGGACTCGTTTGGTACAACGCCAGCAAGGGTGCTGTCATCACGGCCAGCAAAGCGATGGCAGCCGAGCTGGGCCCGGACAAGATCCGCGTGAACTGCGTGAACCCGGTGATGGGCGCCACGGGCCTGATCGAGCAGTTCATGGGCATGCCCGACACGCCCGAGAATCGTGCGCGCTTTCTGGCGACGATTCCGATGGGGCGGCTGTCCACGCCGCAGGATGTGGCCAATGCCTGCTTGTACCTGGCCTCGGATGAGGCGGAGTTCATCACCGGCACGTGCCTGGAGGTGGACGGCGGGCGCTGCGTATAG
- a CDS encoding NAD+ synthase, producing MTVTVALAQINCTVGDFAGNAARIVAAAREAHQAGARILLTPELSLTGYPPEDLLLRPAFIDASARALDALIAELAAFPGLHVLIGHPQISLEAPAPGVLPKPTNSATVAVDGRVVGRYNKLELPNNEVFDEKRYFQPGTEPFVFEVDGTRFGIIICEDAWYPSATAYAKAAGAQVVLIPNASPYHLDKEDLRERIIGARVKESGLPHVYVNLVGGQDELVFDGGSFVLDAEGKVVVQMGQFVEGVGTVQFAGGKALPGTIVPEASLEAQVYEALKLGVRDYLGKNGFPGAIIGLSGGVDSALVLAIAVDALGADRVRAVMMPSRYTADISWVDARDMAARLGVQYDEIPIAPMFDAFRGALAEEFRGLPEDATEENIQARIRGTLLMALSNKSGRIVLTTGNKSEMAVGYCTLYGDMAGGFAVIKDIFKTLVYRLCRYRNTLSEVIPERILTRAPSAELRENQTDQDSLPEYDALDAIVQRYMEQNQRVSDIIAAGFAEADVQKIVRLIKINEYKRRQAPVGVRVTQRAFGRDWRYPITSRFKE from the coding sequence ATGACCGTCACTGTCGCTCTCGCCCAGATCAACTGCACCGTCGGCGATTTCGCCGGCAATGCTGCCCGCATCGTCGCCGCTGCGCGTGAGGCGCACCAGGCTGGTGCGCGCATTCTCCTCACGCCGGAGCTGTCGCTTACCGGCTATCCGCCCGAAGACCTGTTGCTGCGCCCGGCCTTTATCGACGCCAGCGCCCGCGCGCTCGATGCGTTGATCGCCGAGTTGGCGGCCTTCCCAGGCCTGCACGTGCTGATCGGGCACCCGCAGATCTCGCTGGAAGCCCCAGCGCCCGGCGTGCTGCCTAAACCGACCAATAGCGCCACCGTGGCTGTGGACGGCCGTGTGGTCGGCCGGTACAACAAGCTCGAATTGCCCAACAACGAAGTCTTCGACGAGAAGCGTTACTTCCAGCCCGGCACCGAACCCTTTGTGTTCGAGGTGGACGGCACGCGCTTCGGCATCATCATTTGCGAAGACGCTTGGTACCCCTCGGCCACCGCTTACGCGAAGGCTGCCGGCGCACAGGTGGTGTTGATTCCCAACGCCTCGCCGTATCACCTGGACAAGGAAGACCTGCGCGAACGCATCATCGGTGCGCGCGTGAAGGAGTCGGGCTTGCCGCATGTGTACGTGAACCTGGTTGGCGGCCAAGATGAGCTCGTGTTCGACGGTGGCTCGTTCGTGCTCGATGCCGAGGGCAAGGTGGTCGTGCAGATGGGCCAGTTTGTCGAGGGCGTCGGCACCGTGCAGTTCGCCGGCGGCAAGGCGCTGCCCGGCACGATCGTGCCGGAAGCCTCGCTGGAGGCGCAGGTGTACGAGGCGCTCAAGCTGGGTGTGCGGGATTACCTCGGCAAGAACGGTTTCCCGGGCGCGATTATCGGCCTGTCGGGTGGCGTGGATTCTGCGCTGGTGCTGGCGATTGCCGTCGATGCGCTGGGCGCCGATCGCGTGCGCGCGGTGATGATGCCCTCGCGCTACACGGCCGATATCTCGTGGGTGGATGCGCGCGACATGGCTGCCCGCCTGGGTGTGCAATACGACGAAATCCCCATCGCGCCCATGTTCGATGCGTTCAGGGGCGCACTGGCGGAAGAATTCCGTGGTCTGCCGGAAGATGCGACGGAGGAAAACATCCAGGCGCGCATCCGCGGCACGCTGCTGATGGCGCTGTCCAACAAGTCTGGCCGCATTGTGCTGACCACCGGCAACAAGAGCGAGATGGCGGTCGGCTACTGCACGCTGTACGGCGACATGGCCGGCGGTTTCGCTGTCATCAAGGACATCTTCAAGACGCTGGTCTATCGGCTGTGCCGCTACCGCAATACGCTGTCTGAGGTGATTCCGGAGCGCATCCTGACGCGTGCGCCGTCGGCAGAGCTGCGCGAGAACCAGACCGACCAGGACAGCCTGCCCGAGTACGACGCGCTCGACGCCATCGTGCAGCGCTACATGGAGCAGAACCAGCGCGTGAGCGACATCATCGCCGCTGGATTTGCCGAAGCCGACGTACAGAAGATCGTGCGCCTCATCAAGATCAACGAGTACAAGCGCCGTCAGGCGCCGGTGGGCGTGCGTGTGACGCAGCGCGCGTTTGGGCGCGATTGGCGGTACCCGATCACCTCGCGGTTCAAGGAATAA
- a CDS encoding heme biosynthesis protein HemY, with translation MRWVFWIALLFAAAVGLALFTELNLSNVVLFYPPYRVEMSLNFVLAALLVTFVVLHLVMRLFHHVAGMPARAAAYRERNRILKASAALREAMESLFAGRFGHAERQAREAQAWEAQRETAALIGARAAHRMQETERRDAWMAEVKSPDREQAKLVSMAELLVDARDAEGALERIAQLQSQGARQIQAQRIALRAHQHLKNWNEVLRLTRALEKRNAIHTVLAARLKQMACETLLTERRHDADALNTFWRELTAEERRSPRIASLAALYFAQLDRTDDAKRIVEEGLKAHWDGRLIRRYADCAVPGKALPLIQQAEKWLAQHPVDADLFYTLGMLCFKEQLWGKAQSSLESALKYADADHHGNLRAHAHLVLAQMYEQTERPEEAQRHYRQSALLAVK, from the coding sequence ATGCGCTGGGTATTCTGGATTGCGCTGCTGTTTGCCGCCGCCGTTGGGCTGGCGCTGTTTACCGAACTCAATCTGAGCAATGTTGTGCTGTTCTACCCGCCGTACCGGGTGGAGATGTCGCTCAACTTTGTGCTGGCCGCGTTGCTGGTGACGTTTGTCGTGCTGCATCTGGTGATGCGGTTGTTCCACCATGTGGCGGGTATGCCGGCGCGTGCTGCTGCGTATCGTGAACGCAACCGTATCCTGAAGGCTTCCGCTGCGTTGCGCGAGGCAATGGAAAGCCTGTTTGCGGGCCGCTTTGGCCACGCCGAGCGCCAGGCGCGCGAAGCCCAGGCCTGGGAGGCACAGCGCGAAACTGCGGCACTGATCGGTGCACGCGCTGCCCACCGCATGCAGGAAACCGAGCGCCGCGATGCGTGGATGGCCGAGGTGAAGTCGCCGGATCGCGAACAGGCCAAGCTCGTATCGATGGCGGAACTGCTGGTCGATGCACGCGACGCGGAGGGCGCGCTGGAGAGGATCGCGCAACTGCAATCGCAGGGGGCGCGGCAGATTCAAGCGCAGCGGATTGCGCTGCGTGCGCATCAGCATCTGAAGAACTGGAATGAGGTGCTGCGCCTGACGCGCGCGCTGGAAAAGCGCAATGCCATCCACACCGTGCTGGCCGCGCGCCTCAAGCAGATGGCGTGCGAGACGCTGCTGACCGAACGACGCCACGACGCCGACGCACTCAACACCTTCTGGCGTGAACTGACTGCGGAGGAGCGCCGCTCGCCGCGCATCGCCTCGCTGGCCGCACTGTACTTCGCGCAGCTGGACCGTACCGATGACGCCAAGCGCATCGTCGAAGAAGGCCTGAAAGCGCATTGGGATGGCCGCCTGATCCGCCGCTATGCGGATTGTGCGGTGCCCGGCAAGGCGCTGCCGCTGATCCAGCAAGCCGAGAAATGGCTCGCCCAGCATCCGGTGGATGCGGACCTGTTCTACACGCTCGGCATGCTCTGCTTCAAGGAGCAGCTCTGGGGCAAGGCGCAGTCGAGCCTGGAGTCGGCGCTGAAGTATGCAGATGCCGATCACCACGGCAACCTGCGTGCCCATGCGCACTTGGTGCTCGCGCAGATGTACGAGCAAACTGAGCGGCCGGAAGAGGCCCAGCGCCACTACCGGCAGAGCGCATTGCTTGCCGTGAAATGA
- the hemDX gene encoding fused uroporphyrinogen-III synthase HemD/membrane protein HemX, producing the protein MDDRLPPSSSVPPVASSVANAATESATTVPVVVVTRPRAQAPMLVTALERHGLRTHQFPLLDIAPTPNLDDLRAALGDPSRYALVVFVSPNAVQQAFAAMPEGFRWPQEVPVAVVGPASAQALATHGVAPPAHRVIRPDTHADDARQDSEALYARLDVPSLAGREVLIVRGNGGREWLADQLREAGVSVRTVEAYRRSVPVPDAAAWAALRAVLAARHAWTLTSSEAVRNLDDLARANLTPAEVHTLHGAPCFAPHARIVEQAESLGFRDVKLTGAGDDRLLAGVLAWAGPVPAPVPTPPASAPAESNTSPSSPTVTQTSAPSSAPAAKPAAAQPSPAPAPASFAPTMTVNHAPRRGGWLIWTVLAVVVVAVAALQVRNERLAREIRQRGQQNEALAQEMRVLSSADRDAVGQLQQKFGALDARTTETRDRQGALEQASQDLLRNRDDWQRSEIERSIEVAAEQLQLTGNVSGALAALQTVDARLASLNKPQFNAVRRAVARDIAKLKAMPSIDLSGAAIRLDDAINAVDTLPLVSSAQPLDAEQAAQVPKARSAKNAKAAAAASAPAPAASTQAGTGWSAGVRAWWGRLWSGVRDELGQIVQVRRVDQTEALLLSSDQAWFLRENLKLRLMNARLALLSRNDAVFRADLGRADTLLARYFDTQSQRVTAVQNLLAQVRATVGTLEVPTLADSLAAARGQGKE; encoded by the coding sequence ATGGACGATCGCTTGCCACCCTCATCCAGCGTGCCACCTGTCGCCAGTTCGGTTGCCAACGCGGCCACCGAATCGGCCACCACTGTGCCTGTGGTGGTGGTGACGCGTCCACGCGCGCAGGCACCCATGCTGGTGACGGCGTTGGAACGCCACGGCTTGCGCACGCACCAGTTCCCGCTGCTCGACATCGCGCCGACACCGAATCTCGATGATCTGCGCGCCGCGCTGGGCGATCCGTCGCGCTATGCGCTGGTCGTGTTTGTCAGTCCGAATGCCGTACAGCAGGCGTTTGCCGCCATGCCGGAAGGGTTCCGCTGGCCGCAGGAAGTGCCGGTGGCGGTGGTGGGCCCCGCGAGTGCGCAGGCCCTGGCCACGCACGGTGTCGCGCCACCCGCGCATCGCGTGATCCGACCCGACACCCACGCCGACGACGCACGCCAGGATTCCGAAGCCCTGTATGCGCGGCTGGATGTGCCATCGCTGGCTGGCCGCGAGGTGCTGATCGTGCGCGGCAACGGCGGCCGAGAATGGCTGGCAGATCAACTGCGCGAGGCTGGCGTCTCGGTGCGCACGGTGGAGGCTTACCGCCGCAGCGTGCCTGTGCCCGACGCCGCCGCCTGGGCTGCGCTGCGCGCCGTGCTTGCCGCCCGCCATGCCTGGACGCTCACCAGTTCCGAGGCCGTACGCAATCTCGACGATCTGGCGCGCGCCAACCTGACACCCGCCGAAGTCCATACGCTGCACGGTGCGCCGTGCTTTGCGCCGCATGCGCGCATCGTTGAACAGGCTGAGTCGCTAGGCTTTCGCGATGTGAAGCTCACTGGTGCCGGCGACGACCGCCTGCTTGCTGGTGTCCTGGCCTGGGCCGGCCCGGTGCCTGCGCCCGTACCGACACCGCCCGCCTCAGCACCTGCTGAATCGAATACTTCTCCTTCTTCTCCCACTGTGACGCAGACTTCCGCTCCCTCGTCCGCTCCCGCCGCGAAGCCCGCGGCCGCCCAGCCGAGTCCGGCGCCCGCACCCGCATCGTTCGCGCCCACCATGACCGTCAACCATGCACCGCGACGCGGCGGCTGGCTGATCTGGACCGTGCTGGCCGTAGTCGTAGTTGCAGTGGCTGCGCTGCAGGTGCGCAACGAGCGCCTGGCCCGTGAGATCCGCCAGCGCGGACAGCAGAACGAAGCACTGGCGCAAGAGATGCGCGTGCTTTCCAGCGCAGACCGGGACGCGGTTGGCCAGTTGCAGCAGAAGTTCGGCGCGCTGGATGCCCGCACGACGGAAACCCGCGACCGCCAGGGCGCGTTGGAGCAGGCCAGCCAAGATCTACTGCGCAACCGCGACGATTGGCAGCGATCCGAGATCGAGCGCTCGATTGAAGTCGCTGCCGAGCAACTTCAGCTCACCGGCAACGTGAGCGGTGCGCTGGCTGCGCTGCAGACTGTCGACGCCCGTCTGGCATCGCTCAACAAGCCGCAGTTCAACGCCGTGCGCCGTGCCGTGGCACGCGATATCGCCAAGCTCAAGGCGATGCCGTCGATCGACCTGAGTGGCGCGGCCATCCGCCTGGACGATGCGATCAACGCGGTCGATACATTGCCGCTGGTGTCGTCGGCCCAGCCGCTGGATGCGGAGCAGGCTGCGCAGGTACCGAAGGCGCGCTCGGCGAAGAATGCCAAGGCCGCAGCGGCGGCATCGGCACCGGCGCCAGCAGCATCGACGCAAGCCGGCACCGGATGGTCGGCCGGCGTGCGTGCTTGGTGGGGTCGTTTGTGGAGCGGCGTGCGTGATGAGCTGGGCCAGATCGTGCAGGTGCGCCGCGTGGATCAGACCGAGGCGCTGCTGCTGTCGTCGGACCAGGCGTGGTTCCTGCGCGAAAACCTCAAGCTGCGCCTGATGAACGCGCGTCTGGCCTTGCTCTCGCGCAACGATGCTGTGTTCCGCGCCGATCTGGGCCGCGCCGACACGCTGCTCGCGCGCTACTTCGACACGCAATCGCAGCGTGTGACCGCGGTGCAGAACCTGCTGGCGCAGGTGCGCGCGACGGTCGGCACGCTGGAGGTGCCGACGCTGGCCGACAGCCTTGCCGCTGCGCGCGGTCAGGGCAAGGAGTGA
- a CDS encoding MFS transporter, whose amino-acid sequence MALTTPPLGSASTLSQSASDFEEATYRKVTWRLVPFLLLCYVVAYLDRVNVGFAKLQMLNDLKFSETIYGLGAGIFFIGYFLFEVPSNVILHRVGARMWIARIMISWGLISAAMMFVTTPAMFYVMRFLLGLAEAGFFPGIILYLTYWYPAQRRGRTTTFFMTAVALSGVIGGPLSGWAMTAFAGKYGLAGWQWMFLIEGIPSVIVGVVVLLYLDDRISHAKWLTADEKALLTRNIAAEDAEKEDPPIGTVLSSPRMWLMSGIYFTFVMGLYGVSFWLPTLIKQTGVADPFSVGLLTAIPYGAAVIAMILVARSADRTRERRWHIAIPAVAGAIGLVLSAVWHTNTTLAMAALTLGTMGILTTLPLFWSLPTAFLAGTGAAAGIALINSLGNLAGFISPYAVGWLKDATKSTDSGMYMLAASMVLGAILTLSVPASKVNK is encoded by the coding sequence ATGGCCCTCACCACTCCACCGCTGGGTAGCGCAAGCACCCTGTCGCAATCTGCAAGTGATTTCGAAGAAGCCACCTACCGCAAGGTGACGTGGCGCCTGGTTCCGTTTCTGCTGCTGTGCTACGTGGTCGCGTATCTCGACCGCGTGAATGTCGGCTTTGCCAAGCTGCAGATGCTCAACGACCTGAAGTTCAGCGAGACCATCTACGGGCTGGGCGCGGGCATCTTCTTCATCGGCTACTTCCTCTTCGAGGTGCCGAGCAATGTGATCCTGCATCGCGTGGGGGCACGCATGTGGATCGCGCGGATCATGATCTCGTGGGGCCTCATCTCGGCGGCCATGATGTTCGTGACCACGCCGGCCATGTTCTACGTGATGCGCTTCCTGCTGGGGCTGGCCGAGGCCGGTTTCTTCCCGGGCATCATCCTGTACCTCACCTATTGGTATCCGGCGCAGCGACGCGGGCGCACCACCACGTTCTTCATGACGGCGGTGGCGCTCTCAGGGGTGATCGGCGGGCCGCTGTCGGGCTGGGCGATGACCGCCTTTGCAGGCAAGTACGGCCTGGCCGGCTGGCAGTGGATGTTCTTGATCGAAGGCATTCCGTCGGTCATCGTCGGCGTCGTCGTGCTGCTCTACCTCGATGACCGCATCAGCCACGCCAAGTGGCTGACCGCTGATGAAAAGGCCCTGCTCACCCGCAACATCGCCGCAGAAGACGCGGAGAAAGAAGACCCGCCTATCGGCACGGTCCTGTCCAGCCCGCGTATGTGGCTGATGAGCGGGATCTACTTCACCTTCGTGATGGGCTTGTATGGCGTGAGCTTCTGGCTGCCGACGCTGATCAAGCAGACCGGTGTAGCCGATCCGTTCTCGGTGGGCCTGCTGACGGCGATTCCGTATGGCGCGGCCGTCATCGCCATGATCCTGGTCGCCCGCAGCGCAGACCGCACGCGCGAACGCCGCTGGCATATCGCCATTCCGGCCGTGGCGGGCGCGATTGGGCTGGTGCTCTCTGCCGTCTGGCACACCAACACCACGCTGGCGATGGCTGCGCTCACGCTCGGCACCATGGGCATCCTGACCACGCTGCCGCTGTTCTGGAGCCTGCCGACCGCGTTTCTGGCCGGTACGGGCGCAGCGGCGGGCATTGCGCTCATCAACTCGCTGGGCAACCTGGCGGGCTTCATTAGCCCCTACGCCGTGGGCTGGCTGAAAGACGCCACCAAGAGCACCGATTCCGGCATGTACATGCTGGCTGCGTCGATGGTGCTGGGGGCGATCCTCACGCTGTCGGTGCCGGCATCGAAGGTGAACAAGTAG
- a CDS encoding GNAT family N-acetyltransferase produces the protein MTSRPLVPEPETRAGSQHYRMRLVTDLRDIGRDAWDALLAQQPEATPFLRYDFLHALHESGSASPDTGWSPQYLTLWEDGDDGHTGETLAAAAPLYVKGHSYGEYVFDWAWANAYAQHGLEYYPKWLSAIPFTPVQGARLLARGATARAALLDTLLAVAQQSELSSLHVLFPTTDEAEQMRAAGMLLRQGVQFHWCNAGFGSFDDFLAALEQKKRKNIRAERRRVHDAGITFRHVPGAAATDADWRFFHRCYRTTYREHHSSPYLNLEFFRQIGQSMPENLLLVIASRAGNDIASALLVVDARPEASVMYGRYWGAIEHHPCLHFETAYYQPLTYCIEHGIRTFEGGAQGEHKMARGFEPVATLSAHWLAHPGFADAVGRFLDRETAGMEAYLDELTDRSPFRQRPE, from the coding sequence ATGACTTCCCGCCCCCTTGTTCCCGAGCCCGAAACCCGCGCCGGATCGCAGCATTATCGCATGCGGCTTGTGACCGATCTGCGCGACATCGGCCGCGACGCGTGGGACGCCCTGCTCGCCCAGCAGCCCGAGGCCACGCCCTTCCTGCGCTACGACTTCCTGCACGCCCTGCACGAGAGTGGCAGCGCATCGCCCGACACGGGCTGGTCGCCGCAATACCTGACGTTGTGGGAAGACGGCGACGATGGGCACACAGGAGAAACGCTGGCCGCGGCGGCGCCGCTGTACGTGAAGGGCCACTCCTATGGCGAGTACGTCTTCGACTGGGCCTGGGCCAACGCGTATGCGCAGCACGGGCTGGAGTACTACCCGAAGTGGTTGTCCGCCATTCCCTTCACGCCGGTGCAGGGCGCACGTCTGCTGGCGCGTGGTGCTACGGCGCGCGCCGCTCTGCTTGACACCCTATTGGCGGTGGCGCAGCAAAGTGAGTTGTCTTCGCTGCACGTGCTGTTCCCGACTACGGATGAGGCCGAACAGATGCGCGCCGCCGGCATGTTGCTGCGGCAAGGGGTGCAGTTTCACTGGTGCAATGCGGGCTTCGGCAGCTTCGACGATTTTCTTGCCGCCTTGGAGCAGAAGAAACGCAAGAACATCCGCGCCGAACGCCGCCGTGTGCATGACGCCGGCATCACCTTCCGCCACGTCCCCGGCGCGGCGGCCACCGATGCCGACTGGCGCTTCTTCCACCGTTGCTACCGCACCACCTACCGCGAACATCACTCCTCGCCGTACCTGAACCTGGAGTTCTTCCGCCAGATCGGCCAGTCGATGCCGGAAAACCTGCTGTTGGTGATTGCCTCGCGCGCGGGCAACGACATCGCCAGCGCGCTGCTGGTGGTCGATGCACGGCCGGAAGCGTCGGTCATGTACGGCCGCTACTGGGGCGCGATCGAGCATCACCCCTGCCTGCACTTTGAGACGGCGTACTACCAGCCGCTGACGTACTGCATCGAGCACGGCATCCGCACGTTCGAGGGGGGTGCTCAGGGTGAGCACAAGATGGCGCGCGGCTTTGAACCGGTGGCGACGCTGTCAGCGCATTGGCTCGCGCATCCGGGCTTTGCCGATGCCGTAGGCCGGTTCCTCGACCGCGAGACGGCCGGCATGGAAGCGTATCTGGACGAACTGACGGATCGCTCGCCGTTCAGGCAGCGTCCGGAGTAA